In Chromobacterium rhizoryzae, one genomic interval encodes:
- a CDS encoding HEPN domain-containing protein: MALEIIFSEQYSYVVQVFSSDMGDLGEATLLFGANHWPQLRFENWQTYSQLGDGKKFDRLQAISKIGEKFTLFDCSVVGHHMSIDYVIAGDVKAKFKSIGIRFNDISEWFTPLRSIEEKIKSNLQDIDCNQNISATITSDEHTYNLFSEPVVRVKKSGEDHIIHEHIVFTFELIDEFFSIKDIKKKSHELATLLSILAAIPIYLVSIQVVDNDNNKRHVFFPSIQKKEQSTLERTRLEYFTPKSLLDGRWQTIIENYYKSEFREILWVRLAGMQHYEGFWEYKALGYVSLLDKYVHQCTTEVKKKKAKSEDIKNTKFYTALQAISPPLTAEQENSVFTVITDFFMSSKKLSFQEKYDHVLKTIEPNILSIINLSNDDFRRIKKIRDAIAHGNPPELIETGNEKIDTIVSKIALLLTYWSLIDFGLTNDDFLACLRNHSQLHRRSDINRVELARATKTAGFFNVSKEQFDNISQKSGIKINSCFWVDNNGFIEYTEEHVTALKTWLDKGISGIIPVAEIFGKSIEKIKIWDHAYIECDSERLELFHAYFIDRA, encoded by the coding sequence ATGGCTCTCGAAATAATTTTTTCAGAACAATATAGTTACGTGGTGCAGGTTTTCAGTAGCGACATGGGGGATCTAGGCGAGGCCACCTTGCTGTTTGGAGCGAATCATTGGCCACAGCTTCGTTTCGAAAATTGGCAGACCTATAGTCAGCTAGGTGACGGGAAGAAATTTGATCGCTTGCAAGCCATCTCAAAAATTGGTGAAAAGTTTACTCTTTTTGACTGCTCCGTTGTTGGGCACCACATGTCCATTGACTATGTCATTGCGGGTGATGTGAAAGCGAAGTTTAAGAGCATAGGTATTAGATTTAACGATATCAGTGAATGGTTTACTCCACTTCGTAGTATCGAAGAGAAAATCAAATCAAACTTACAGGACATAGACTGCAATCAAAACATATCGGCAACCATAACTTCAGATGAACATACTTATAATTTATTCAGCGAACCTGTTGTACGAGTTAAAAAGTCTGGCGAAGACCACATCATACACGAGCACATAGTTTTTACTTTTGAACTAATTGATGAATTTTTTTCCATCAAAGACATCAAAAAAAAATCTCATGAACTAGCGACACTCCTCTCCATATTAGCAGCCATTCCAATATATTTGGTTAGCATTCAAGTGGTCGACAACGACAACAACAAGCGCCATGTTTTTTTCCCATCAATCCAAAAAAAAGAACAGAGCACTCTAGAAAGAACCCGGCTTGAATACTTCACCCCCAAGTCACTTCTCGATGGACGCTGGCAAACTATTATTGAGAATTATTACAAATCAGAGTTTAGAGAAATATTGTGGGTTCGCCTTGCAGGAATGCAGCACTATGAGGGTTTTTGGGAGTACAAAGCACTCGGATATGTCAGCCTACTAGATAAATATGTTCACCAGTGCACAACTGAGGTAAAAAAGAAAAAAGCCAAATCTGAGGACATCAAGAACACAAAATTTTACACCGCACTGCAAGCTATTTCCCCACCGTTAACTGCTGAGCAAGAAAATTCTGTTTTTACCGTAATTACAGATTTTTTTATGAGCAGCAAAAAACTATCCTTTCAGGAAAAGTATGATCACGTATTAAAAACTATAGAACCAAACATTCTCTCGATCATAAACCTATCTAATGATGATTTCAGAAGAATAAAAAAAATCAGAGATGCTATCGCCCATGGAAATCCTCCAGAGCTGATTGAAACAGGCAATGAAAAAATTGACACCATCGTTAGCAAAATTGCTTTATTACTAACGTACTGGTCACTTATCGACTTTGGCTTAACCAATGACGACTTCTTAGCGTGCTTAAGAAACCATAGTCAGCTACACCGACGCTCAGACATCAATAGAGTAGAACTTGCAAGGGCCACTAAAACTGCCGGATTTTTCAATGTTTCAAAAGAACAATTTGACAATATTTCTCAAAAAAGTGGGATAAAAATAAATAGCTGCTTCTGGGTTGATAACAATGGATTTATTGAGTACACCGAGGAGCATGTTACAGCCCTTAAAACCTGGCTAGACAAAGGCATCTCTGGCATAATTCCTGTAGCAGAAATATTTGGTAAAAGCATAGAAAAAATTAAAATATGGGACCACGCATACATAGAATGTGACTCTGAGCGACTGGAGCTATTTCACGCCTACTTCATTGACAGAGCTTAA
- a CDS encoding Crp/Fnr family transcriptional regulator, with protein MSHLDIPSFLRHQPLFQQLSPEQIQALVPHTQELRGLKGQVIFQKGDPCDGMFLVVYGRVKLALSSAQGSEKVMEIIHPGQSFAEAVMFLGRPCPVMAQFLEDGMLLKVEAAGILQAIDHDPAFARRLLAGLSLRLHGLVRDVERYSIESSLQRVIGYLLQHIPEDGGSLTPQVSLPVNKSLIASRLNLTPETFSRMLHQLIEAELIKVDGRDITLVDVDKLKAFGSCA; from the coding sequence ATGAGCCATCTGGACATCCCATCCTTCCTGCGCCACCAGCCGCTGTTCCAGCAATTGTCCCCGGAACAGATCCAGGCGCTGGTGCCGCACACCCAAGAACTGCGCGGCCTCAAGGGCCAGGTGATTTTCCAGAAGGGCGACCCCTGCGACGGCATGTTCCTGGTGGTGTACGGCCGGGTGAAGCTGGCGCTGTCCTCGGCGCAGGGCAGTGAAAAAGTGATGGAAATCATCCACCCCGGCCAAAGCTTTGCCGAGGCGGTGATGTTCCTGGGCCGGCCCTGCCCGGTGATGGCCCAGTTCCTGGAAGACGGCATGCTGCTCAAGGTGGAAGCGGCCGGCATCCTGCAAGCGATAGACCACGACCCGGCCTTCGCCCGGCGCTTGCTGGCCGGCCTGTCGCTGCGCCTGCACGGCCTGGTGCGGGACGTGGAGCGCTACTCCATAGAAAGCTCCTTGCAGCGGGTGATTGGCTATCTGCTGCAACATATCCCGGAAGACGGCGGCAGCCTTACGCCGCAGGTCTCGCTGCCGGTGAATAAAAGCCTGATCGCCTCCCGGCTGAACCTGACCCCGGAAACCTTCTCGCGCATGCTGCACCAGTTGATCGAGGCGGAACTGATCAAGGTGGACGGACGCGATATCACGCTGGTGGATGTGGACAAGCTGAAGGCCTTTGGCAGCTGCGCCTAA
- the nirJ gene encoding heme d1 biosynthesis radical SAM protein NirJ: MLRLTQYLRLLREPAAVPPPGRAMPAGPQAPVVIWNLIRRCNLTCQHCYSTSANRDFAGELSTDEAYAVLDDLHAYGVRVLILSGGEPLLRPDLPAIARRAKALGFYIGLSSNGTLMDPDQVAVLADIGFDYVGVSLDGIGATHDRFRRLDGGFELALRGLRLARDAGLKVGIRYTMTEDNAADLPALLQLMADEDIDKFYFSHLNYAGRGNKHRADDARHARSRWALELLIQQALAQLDAGRPRDFVTGNNDADGVYLLHWARRHYPERADTLLRALRRWGGNASGVHVANIDNLGNVHPDTMWWKVTLGNVRERPFSAIWQQPQHPLMSGLRQSPRPVAGRCGACGHLDICNGNTRVRAWELSGDFWAADPACYLSDAEIGVEPGRHARPELTPWSRAAQH; this comes from the coding sequence ATGTTGCGACTGACCCAATACCTGCGCCTGCTGCGCGAACCGGCGGCGGTCCCGCCGCCAGGGCGCGCCATGCCCGCCGGACCGCAAGCCCCGGTGGTGATCTGGAACCTGATCCGCCGCTGCAACCTCACCTGCCAGCACTGCTACTCCACCTCCGCCAACCGCGACTTCGCCGGCGAACTGAGCACCGACGAAGCCTATGCGGTGCTGGACGATCTCCACGCCTACGGCGTGCGCGTGCTGATCCTGTCCGGCGGCGAACCGCTGCTGCGGCCGGACCTGCCGGCCATCGCCCGGCGCGCCAAGGCGCTGGGCTTCTATATCGGCCTGTCCAGCAACGGCACCCTGATGGACCCAGACCAGGTCGCCGTCTTGGCCGACATCGGCTTCGACTACGTGGGCGTCAGCCTGGACGGCATCGGCGCCACCCACGACCGCTTCCGGCGGCTGGACGGCGGCTTTGAACTGGCGCTGCGCGGCCTGCGGCTGGCGCGCGACGCCGGCCTGAAAGTGGGCATCCGCTACACCATGACCGAAGACAACGCCGCGGACCTGCCGGCGCTGCTGCAACTGATGGCGGACGAAGACATCGACAAGTTCTACTTCTCCCACCTCAACTACGCCGGACGCGGCAACAAGCACCGCGCGGACGACGCCCGCCACGCCCGCAGCCGCTGGGCGCTGGAGCTGCTGATCCAGCAAGCGCTGGCCCAGCTGGACGCCGGCCGGCCGCGGGACTTCGTCACCGGCAACAACGACGCGGACGGCGTCTACCTGCTGCACTGGGCGCGCCGGCATTACCCGGAGCGCGCCGACACCCTGCTGCGAGCGCTGCGGCGCTGGGGCGGCAACGCCAGCGGCGTCCATGTCGCCAATATCGACAACCTGGGCAACGTCCACCCGGACACCATGTGGTGGAAAGTGACGCTGGGCAATGTGCGGGAACGGCCGTTTTCCGCGATATGGCAACAGCCGCAACACCCGCTGATGAGCGGCCTGCGCCAATCCCCGCGCCCGGTGGCCGGCCGCTGCGGCGCTTGCGGCCACCTGGACATCTGCAACGGCAACACCCGGGTGCGCGCCTGGGAACTGAGCGGAGATTTTTGGGCGGCGGACCCGGCCTGTTATCTGAGCGATGCGGAAATCGGCGTGGAGCCGGGCCGCCACGCGCGGCCGGAGCTGACGCCGTGGAGCCGGGCGGCCCAACATTGA
- the ahbB gene encoding siroheme decarboxylase subunit beta: protein MDTPEALAMLDTLDALDARLIDRLQGGFPLVSRPYAAAGRSLGLGEDGLIRRLRQLLHAGVLSRFGPMYQIERLGGRFVLAALAAPEARFDEVAAAVNALPAVAHNYRREHRLNMWFVLAADSAAAIDAARRGIELVTGLEVNLFPKEREYFVGMRFQVGGAAPVGAAAGARRTGEPAALSEDDRLLIRATQAGLPLCRQPYRDIARRLGWAEAEVTARLARWLEQGVVRRIGAVPNHYAIGYRANGMAVFDVADEQVDALGAQLGGLDAVSHCYRRPRRPGWPYNLFAMLHGSERPAVLAAVDDARALLGEACRGHEVLFSSRILKKTGLRL from the coding sequence ATGGATACGCCTGAAGCGCTGGCAATGCTGGACACGCTGGACGCCTTGGACGCGCGGCTGATAGACCGGCTGCAAGGCGGTTTCCCGCTGGTGTCGCGCCCCTACGCGGCGGCCGGGCGCAGCCTGGGCCTGGGCGAAGACGGCCTGATCCGGCGCTTGCGCCAACTGCTGCACGCCGGCGTGCTCAGCCGTTTTGGGCCGATGTACCAGATAGAACGCCTGGGCGGCCGCTTTGTGCTGGCCGCCTTGGCCGCGCCGGAAGCGCGCTTCGACGAAGTGGCCGCCGCCGTCAACGCGCTGCCGGCGGTGGCGCACAACTACCGCCGCGAACACCGGCTCAATATGTGGTTTGTGCTGGCCGCGGACAGCGCCGCCGCCATCGACGCCGCCCGGCGCGGCATCGAACTGGTGACCGGCCTGGAAGTGAACCTGTTTCCCAAAGAGCGGGAATACTTCGTGGGCATGCGTTTTCAGGTGGGCGGCGCGGCCCCGGTGGGCGCGGCCGCCGGCGCGCGGCGTACGGGCGAGCCGGCCGCGTTGAGCGAAGACGACCGGCTGCTGATCCGCGCCACCCAGGCCGGCCTGCCGCTGTGCCGGCAGCCCTACCGCGACATTGCGCGGCGGCTGGGCTGGGCGGAGGCCGAAGTGACGGCGCGGCTGGCGCGCTGGCTGGAGCAGGGCGTGGTGCGCCGCATCGGCGCGGTGCCCAACCATTACGCCATCGGCTACCGGGCCAACGGCATGGCGGTGTTCGACGTGGCCGACGAGCAAGTGGACGCGCTGGGCGCGCAACTGGGCGGCCTGGACGCGGTCAGCCATTGCTACCGCCGTCCGCGCCGGCCGGGCTGGCCGTACAACCTGTTCGCCATGTTGCACGGCAGCGAGCGGCCGGCGGTGCTGGCCGCGGTGGACGACGCGCGCGCCTTGCTGGGCGAAGCCTGCCGCGGCCACGAGGTGCTGTTTTCCAGCCGGATTTTGAAGAAAACGGGCTTGAGGCTTTGA
- the ahbB gene encoding siroheme decarboxylase subunit beta, with amino-acid sequence MVISDADPALLRLINGSQRGFPLLPRPFAALAAGMEPGWSEARLLAALQDAQAAGLLARVGAVFAPNTVGNSTLAAMAAPAERLEEVAAFVSRQREVNHNYRRNHHYNLWFVVAAASSAGVAAALSRIRLATGIPPLDLPLLREYHIDLGFSFLAESAAAAEAPAAADDPGLSAGQRQRLLAALSPGLPLTPRPYQVLGAQCALSEAQTLAQIAHWRQQGVIRRFGMVVRHQELGYRANAMWVWRIDDDAERERVALALAAEPAVTLCYERPPRPPDWPYQLFTMIHARDAQSLDAALADIRRRHGLERLPQAVLRSTRRYKQTGACYGYA; translated from the coding sequence ATGGTTATTTCAGACGCCGATCCGGCCCTGTTGCGGCTGATCAACGGCAGCCAGCGCGGCTTTCCGCTGCTGCCGCGCCCCTTCGCCGCGCTCGCCGCCGGCATGGAACCGGGCTGGAGCGAAGCCCGGCTGCTGGCCGCGCTGCAAGACGCCCAGGCGGCCGGCCTGCTGGCCCGCGTCGGCGCGGTGTTCGCGCCCAACACCGTGGGCAACAGCACCCTGGCCGCGATGGCAGCGCCGGCGGAGCGGCTGGAAGAAGTGGCCGCCTTCGTCAGCCGCCAGCGCGAGGTCAACCACAACTACCGGCGGAACCATCATTACAATCTGTGGTTCGTCGTGGCCGCCGCCTCATCAGCCGGCGTGGCCGCGGCGCTGAGCCGCATCCGCCTGGCCACCGGCATCCCGCCGCTGGACCTGCCGCTGCTGCGGGAATACCACATCGACCTGGGCTTTTCCTTCCTGGCGGAGTCCGCCGCGGCGGCGGAAGCGCCGGCGGCGGCGGACGACCCCGGCCTGTCCGCCGGCCAGCGCCAGCGGCTGCTGGCGGCGTTGTCGCCGGGCCTGCCGCTGACCCCGCGGCCTTATCAAGTGCTGGGCGCGCAATGCGCGCTGAGCGAGGCCCAGACCCTGGCGCAAATCGCCCACTGGCGGCAGCAAGGCGTCATCCGCCGCTTCGGCATGGTGGTGCGCCACCAGGAACTGGGCTACCGCGCCAACGCCATGTGGGTGTGGCGGATAGACGACGACGCCGAACGCGAGCGCGTGGCGCTGGCGCTGGCGGCGGAGCCGGCCGTCACCCTGTGCTACGAACGTCCGCCGCGTCCGCCGGACTGGCCCTACCAACTGTTCACCATGATCCACGCCCGCGACGCGCAGAGCCTGGACGCCGCGCTGGCGGACATCCGCCGCCGGCACGGGCTGGAACGGCTGCCGCAGGCGGTGCTGCGCTCCACCCGGCGCTACAAACAAACCGGAGCCTGTTATGGATACGCCTGA
- a CDS encoding cytochrome D1 domain-containing protein, with protein MAGLLVKAGRAALIPALAALLGGCAAPRGTGDLGVVIERASGSVQVVDNTRAESLGRVEGLGDLSHASVVFSRDARYAYVFGRDGAISKVDLLRRRLERRVVQAGNSIGGAISSDGRVLAAQNYQPGGVRLFDAVTLAPLASVPAAPGADGKPSRVVGLADLPGRRFVYALFDADEINVLDAADPAQPTLTRYRDAGKRPYDGLASMDGRYFVAGLYGEDGLSLLDTWRPEQGVRRILAGYGRGQQPLPVYKMPHLRGWALAGDYAFLPAIGRHEVLLADNRSWTQQAAIPVLGQPVFVMAEPSGRRVWVNFAFPDNDKVQVIDVPTRSVIATLKPGKAILHMEFTPRGDAVWLSSRDEDKLVVVDTASLKVLRELPAQSPSGIFFSWRASRIGM; from the coding sequence ATGGCTGGTTTACTGGTTAAAGCAGGGCGCGCCGCCCTGATCCCGGCCTTGGCCGCGCTGCTGGGCGGCTGCGCCGCGCCGCGCGGCACCGGCGACCTGGGCGTGGTGATAGAGCGCGCCAGCGGCAGCGTGCAAGTGGTGGACAACACCCGCGCGGAAAGCCTGGGCCGGGTGGAAGGGCTGGGCGATCTGTCCCACGCCTCGGTGGTGTTCTCGCGCGACGCGCGCTACGCCTACGTGTTTGGCCGCGACGGCGCCATCAGCAAGGTGGACCTGCTGCGCCGGCGGCTGGAACGGCGGGTGGTGCAGGCCGGCAACAGCATAGGCGGCGCCATCTCCTCGGACGGCCGCGTGCTGGCCGCGCAAAACTACCAGCCGGGCGGCGTGCGCCTGTTCGACGCCGTCACGCTGGCGCCGCTGGCCTCGGTGCCCGCCGCGCCGGGCGCGGACGGCAAACCCTCGCGCGTGGTGGGCCTGGCGGACCTGCCGGGCCGGCGCTTCGTTTACGCGCTGTTCGACGCCGACGAAATCAATGTGCTGGACGCCGCGGACCCGGCCCAGCCGACACTGACCCGCTACCGCGACGCCGGCAAGCGCCCCTACGACGGCCTGGCCAGCATGGACGGCCGCTACTTTGTGGCCGGGCTGTACGGCGAAGACGGCCTGTCCCTGCTGGACACCTGGCGGCCGGAACAAGGCGTGCGCCGCATCCTGGCCGGCTACGGCCGCGGCCAGCAGCCGCTGCCGGTGTACAAGATGCCGCATCTGCGCGGCTGGGCGCTGGCCGGCGATTACGCCTTCCTGCCCGCCATCGGCCGCCACGAAGTGCTGCTGGCGGACAACCGCAGCTGGACGCAACAGGCCGCCATACCGGTGCTGGGCCAGCCGGTGTTCGTGATGGCGGAACCGTCCGGCCGGCGGGTCTGGGTCAATTTCGCCTTCCCGGACAACGATAAGGTGCAAGTCATCGACGTGCCCACGCGCAGCGTGATCGCCACCCTGAAGCCGGGCAAGGCCATCCTGCACATGGAGTTCACCCCGCGCGGCGACGCGGTGTGGTTGTCCAGCCGCGACGAGGACAAGCTGGTGGTGGTGGACACCGCCAGCCTCAAAGTGCTGCGCGAACTGCCGGCGCAGAGCCCGTCCGGCATCTTCTTCAGCTGGCGCGCCAGCCGCATTGGGATGTAG
- a CDS encoding c-type cytochrome, which yields MDPEPLIRGAAAALLLLCGAAVAAPAAPAPERAAQLRHLARQDCGACHGLSLRGGLGSPLTPEALKDKPDAGLAAVILAGRPGTPMPPWRPFLTEEEAIWLVYWLKQGAPP from the coding sequence ATGGATCCTGAACCGCTGATCCGCGGCGCGGCGGCGGCCTTGCTGCTGCTCTGCGGCGCCGCCGTCGCCGCGCCGGCGGCCCCCGCGCCGGAGCGGGCGGCCCAGCTGCGCCACCTGGCGCGTCAGGACTGCGGCGCCTGCCACGGCCTGAGCCTGCGCGGCGGCCTGGGCAGCCCGCTGACGCCGGAGGCGCTCAAGGACAAACCGGACGCCGGCCTGGCCGCCGTGATCCTGGCCGGCCGGCCCGGCACCCCGATGCCGCCTTGGCGGCCTTTTCTGACGGAAGAAGAAGCGATATGGCTGGTTTACTGGTTAAAGCAGGGCGCGCCGCCCTGA
- a CDS encoding c-type cytochrome produces the protein MKTSLILACAALALHALPAAAAAPEALLKQHNCLACHALDAKLVGPSYQQVAAKYKGQDAALKLMDKVKKGGSGSFGPVPMSPNPQVPDAELKAMVQWILNR, from the coding sequence ATGAAAACAAGCCTGATCCTGGCCTGCGCCGCCCTGGCGCTGCACGCGCTGCCGGCCGCGGCCGCCGCGCCGGAAGCGCTGCTCAAGCAGCACAACTGCCTGGCCTGCCACGCGCTGGACGCCAAGCTGGTGGGGCCGTCCTACCAGCAGGTGGCCGCCAAGTACAAGGGGCAGGACGCCGCCCTCAAGCTGATGGACAAGGTGAAAAAGGGCGGCTCCGGCAGCTTCGGCCCGGTGCCGATGTCGCCCAACCCGCAAGTGCCGGACGCCGAACTCAAGGCCATGGTGCAATGGATCCTGAACCGCTGA
- a CDS encoding cytochrome D1 domain-containing protein has product MKSPKQSLFTKSVLLALLPLAAAPVWADTAAPPVGEAMHQNANAKAPPMTEAEFTRGKQIYFERCAGCHGVLRKGATGKALTPDITLARGTEYLKTFIKYGSPAGMPNWGTSGEFNDQQVDLMARYVQQEPPTPPEFGMQDMLATWKVQVPVDKRPRRKENQLDISNLFSVTLRDAGEIALIDGHSKQIVSVIKTGYAVHISRLSKSGRYLYVIGRDGKINLVDLWMAKPDSVAEIRIGLEARSVETSKYRGYDDKLAVAGAYWPPQYVIMDGASLKPLKIVGTRGMTVDNEYHPEPRVASIVASHYKPEFVVNAKETGKIMMVDYSDLANLKTTTIDAAKFLHDGGFDASGRYFMVAANASNKVAVVDTKLDKLAALVDVGKTPHPGRGANFTDPQYGPVWATSHLGDDSISLVGTDPEKHKTQAWKVVRTLKGQGGGSLFIKTHPQSANLWVDTVFNPDAKLSQSVAVFDIKHLDKGFSMLPIGEWSGLSDGAKRVLQPEFNKAGDEVWFSVWSAKDKQSAIVVVDDKTRKLKAVIKDPRLVTPTGKFNVYNTQHDIY; this is encoded by the coding sequence ATGAAGTCTCCGAAGCAGTCCCTGTTCACCAAGAGCGTCTTGCTCGCCCTGTTGCCGCTGGCCGCGGCCCCCGTCTGGGCGGACACCGCCGCCCCGCCCGTCGGCGAGGCGATGCACCAGAACGCCAACGCCAAAGCCCCGCCGATGACCGAGGCGGAATTCACCCGCGGCAAGCAAATCTACTTCGAACGCTGCGCCGGCTGTCACGGCGTGCTGCGCAAAGGCGCCACCGGCAAGGCGCTGACGCCGGACATCACCCTGGCGCGCGGCACTGAATACCTGAAAACCTTCATCAAATACGGCTCCCCGGCCGGCATGCCCAACTGGGGCACCTCCGGCGAATTCAACGATCAGCAAGTGGACCTGATGGCGCGCTATGTGCAGCAAGAGCCGCCCACCCCGCCGGAATTCGGCATGCAGGACATGCTGGCCACCTGGAAAGTGCAAGTGCCGGTGGACAAGCGTCCGCGGCGCAAGGAAAACCAGCTGGACATCTCCAACCTGTTCTCCGTCACCCTGCGCGACGCCGGCGAAATCGCGCTGATCGACGGCCACAGCAAACAGATCGTCAGCGTGATCAAGACCGGCTACGCCGTGCACATCTCCCGGCTGTCCAAATCCGGCCGCTACCTGTACGTGATCGGCCGCGACGGCAAGATCAATCTGGTGGACCTGTGGATGGCCAAGCCGGACAGCGTGGCGGAAATCCGCATCGGCCTGGAAGCGCGTTCGGTGGAAACCTCCAAATACCGCGGCTACGACGACAAGCTGGCCGTGGCCGGCGCTTACTGGCCGCCGCAATACGTGATCATGGACGGCGCCAGCCTCAAGCCGCTGAAAATCGTCGGCACCCGCGGCATGACGGTGGACAACGAATACCACCCGGAGCCGCGCGTGGCCTCCATCGTGGCCAGCCATTACAAACCGGAGTTCGTGGTCAACGCCAAGGAAACCGGCAAGATCATGATGGTGGACTACTCGGACCTGGCCAACCTCAAGACCACCACCATAGACGCCGCCAAATTCCTGCACGACGGCGGCTTCGACGCCAGCGGCCGCTACTTCATGGTGGCCGCCAACGCCTCCAATAAAGTGGCGGTGGTGGACACCAAGCTGGACAAGCTGGCGGCGCTGGTGGACGTGGGCAAAACCCCGCACCCCGGCCGCGGCGCCAACTTCACCGATCCGCAATACGGGCCGGTCTGGGCCACCAGCCACCTGGGCGACGACAGCATCAGCCTGGTGGGCACCGATCCGGAAAAACACAAGACCCAGGCCTGGAAAGTGGTGCGCACGCTCAAAGGGCAGGGCGGCGGCTCGCTCTTCATCAAGACCCATCCGCAATCCGCCAATCTGTGGGTGGACACCGTGTTCAACCCGGACGCCAAGCTCAGCCAGAGCGTGGCGGTGTTCGACATCAAGCACCTGGACAAGGGCTTCTCCATGCTGCCGATAGGCGAATGGTCCGGCCTGAGCGACGGCGCCAAACGCGTGTTGCAGCCGGAATTCAACAAGGCCGGCGATGAAGTCTGGTTCTCGGTCTGGAGCGCCAAGGACAAGCAATCCGCCATCGTGGTGGTGGACGACAAAACCCGCAAGCTCAAGGCCGTGATCAAGGACCCGCGCCTGGTCACCCCCACCGGCAAATTCAACGTCTACAACACCCAGCACGACATCTACTGA
- a CDS encoding DUF3079 domain-containing protein translates to MVEQVIKEFHGQKFPLHPAHPERICWGCDLYCPAHSLQCGNGSSRTQHPAEVLGDDWYQYGDWGLEDSPVTGQDGSGKR, encoded by the coding sequence ATAGTTGAACAAGTAATCAAGGAGTTCCATGGCCAAAAATTCCCGCTGCACCCCGCCCACCCCGAACGCATCTGCTGGGGCTGCGACCTCTATTGCCCCGCCCACTCCCTGCAATGCGGCAACGGCTCCAGCCGCACGCAACATCCGGCGGAAGTGCTGGGCGACGACTGGTATCAATACGGCGACTGGGGCCTGGAGGATTCCCCGGTCACGGGACAGGACGGCTCCGGCAAGCGTTGA